A genomic region of Azoarcus sp. KH32C contains the following coding sequences:
- the murD gene encoding UDP-N-acetylmuramoyl-L-alanine--D-glutamate ligase, translating to MNALTDRFVLVLGLGESGLAMARWCAGQGARLRVADSRTQPPGLATLQSALPDAQIVLGEFSDGLLDGVDLVALSPGIDGRIALLEAARRSGIPVVGEMALFARALEDLGMRERSRIVAVTGTNGKTTTTALTAALCQAAGLDAVAAGNISPAALDVLMDRLDRSEPLPECWVLELSSFQLEGAAGLDTDAATVLNVTDDHLDRHGDLATYAAVKSRIFAGKGVQVLNRQDALVAAMRLPARMAVTFGTDAPPTDRDYGILSDAAGDAWLVRGKDKLLRQDELPLAGAHNAANALAALALCHGIGLEFAPMLQALKGFRGLPHRVEPVARRADGVVFYDDSKGTNVGATLAALEGLGRRVVLIAGGDGKGQDFSPLRDAVARHARAVLLIGRDAPLIEAAIAGAGAVVERAADMDAAVERANAVAQQGDAILLSPACASLDMFRNYAHRAEVFVAAARRLPGVSAA from the coding sequence ATGAACGCCCTGACCGACCGTTTCGTTCTGGTGCTCGGCCTCGGTGAATCGGGCCTTGCGATGGCACGCTGGTGTGCCGGCCAGGGCGCCCGCCTGCGTGTTGCGGACAGCCGCACCCAACCCCCCGGTCTGGCCACACTCCAGTCGGCGCTGCCTGATGCGCAGATTGTCCTTGGCGAGTTCTCCGACGGGCTGCTCGACGGGGTGGATCTCGTTGCGCTCAGTCCCGGCATCGACGGCCGCATCGCGCTGCTCGAAGCCGCGCGTCGAAGCGGCATCCCGGTCGTCGGCGAAATGGCCTTGTTCGCTCGTGCGCTCGAGGACCTCGGTATGCGCGAGCGTTCGCGGATCGTTGCGGTCACCGGGACCAATGGCAAGACCACGACGACGGCACTGACCGCCGCGCTGTGCCAGGCGGCAGGGCTGGATGCGGTCGCGGCAGGCAACATCAGCCCCGCGGCACTCGACGTGCTGATGGATCGCCTCGACCGTAGCGAGCCGTTGCCCGAGTGCTGGGTACTCGAGCTTTCCAGTTTCCAGCTCGAAGGCGCAGCCGGTCTCGACACCGACGCGGCGACCGTGCTCAACGTCACCGACGACCATCTCGACCGCCACGGCGATCTGGCGACCTACGCGGCGGTGAAGTCGCGGATCTTCGCCGGCAAGGGCGTGCAGGTCCTCAACCGCCAGGATGCGCTGGTTGCGGCCATGCGCTTGCCCGCCCGGATGGCCGTCACCTTCGGGACCGACGCTCCGCCGACGGACCGTGATTACGGCATCCTCAGCGACGCCGCCGGCGACGCTTGGCTCGTTCGTGGCAAGGACAAATTGCTGCGCCAGGACGAACTGCCGCTCGCCGGTGCGCACAACGCGGCCAACGCACTCGCCGCCCTCGCGCTGTGCCATGGGATTGGACTCGAATTCGCGCCGATGCTACAAGCGCTGAAGGGCTTCCGCGGTCTTCCGCACCGTGTTGAGCCCGTTGCAAGACGCGCTGATGGCGTCGTCTTCTACGACGACTCGAAGGGGACCAACGTCGGTGCGACGCTGGCTGCGCTCGAAGGACTGGGCCGGCGGGTCGTCCTGATCGCCGGAGGCGACGGCAAGGGGCAGGATTTCTCGCCTCTGCGCGACGCCGTCGCCCGTCACGCCCGCGCGGTGTTGCTGATCGGCCGCGACGCCCCGTTGATCGAAGCCGCCATCGCCGGCGCCGGAGCAGTCGTCGAGCGTGCAGCGGACATGGATGCCGCCGTGGAGCGCGCAAACGCCGTGGCCCAGCAAGGCGACGCGATCCTGCTCTCGCCGGCCTGCGCCAGCCTCGACATGTTCCGCAACTACGCACATCGCGCCGAAGTGTTCGTCGCGGCCGCGCGACGCCTTCCGGGAGTGAGTGCCGCATGA
- the ftsW gene encoding putative lipid II flippase FtsW: protein MKIVSALAGFFHSRAARGGASDASRAVNRLMRPQESARDLDPLLIWSSCALLLIGMVMVYSASIATAEGSRFTGYQQFYFLIRHAIFLVVGVIAGLTAFQVSMRQWQQFAPWLFVAGMVLLLVVLVPGLGREVNGAQRWLPLGPINLQPSELMKLFVALYAADYTVRKLSDMGSFRRAFLPMAVTIIVVGFLLLREPDFGAFVVITSIAFGVLFLGGINVRVFVLLALVAIVGLGLLVWLSPYRRDRLFGFMDPWQDAFGKGYQLSHALIAFGRGEWFGVGLGASVEKLFYLPEAHTDFLLAVIAEELGFAGVMTIVLLFALLVHRIMVIGREAIKLERYFPGLVAMGIALWFGVQSFINMGVNMGLLPTKGLTLPLMSFGGSGIVANCVALAILLRIDWENRQVMRGRS, encoded by the coding sequence ATGAAGATCGTCAGCGCACTCGCCGGCTTCTTCCATTCCCGCGCGGCGCGCGGCGGCGCGTCGGACGCGAGCCGCGCCGTCAACCGCCTGATGCGTCCGCAGGAATCGGCACGCGACCTCGATCCGCTCCTGATCTGGTCCTCCTGCGCCCTCTTGCTGATCGGCATGGTGATGGTGTATTCGGCTTCGATCGCGACGGCCGAGGGTAGCCGGTTCACGGGCTACCAGCAGTTCTACTTCCTGATTCGCCACGCGATCTTTCTGGTCGTCGGCGTGATTGCCGGGCTGACGGCGTTCCAGGTTTCGATGCGCCAATGGCAACAATTCGCGCCCTGGTTGTTCGTCGCTGGCATGGTCTTGCTGCTGGTCGTGCTCGTTCCCGGCCTCGGACGCGAGGTCAACGGCGCGCAGCGCTGGTTGCCGCTCGGGCCGATCAACCTGCAGCCGTCGGAGCTGATGAAGCTCTTCGTCGCGCTGTACGCGGCCGACTACACGGTACGCAAGCTCTCCGACATGGGCAGCTTCCGCCGCGCCTTCCTGCCGATGGCGGTGACGATCATCGTCGTCGGCTTCCTGCTGCTGCGCGAGCCGGACTTCGGCGCCTTCGTCGTGATCACGTCGATCGCATTCGGCGTGCTCTTCCTCGGCGGCATCAACGTGCGCGTCTTCGTACTCCTCGCGCTGGTGGCGATCGTCGGCCTGGGCCTGCTCGTGTGGCTCTCGCCGTATCGCCGCGACCGCCTGTTCGGCTTCATGGATCCCTGGCAGGACGCCTTCGGCAAGGGCTACCAACTCTCGCACGCGCTGATCGCATTCGGCCGTGGCGAATGGTTCGGAGTCGGGCTCGGAGCGAGCGTCGAGAAGCTGTTCTACCTCCCCGAAGCGCATACGGACTTCCTCCTCGCGGTGATCGCCGAGGAACTCGGCTTCGCGGGCGTGATGACCATCGTCCTGCTGTTTGCGCTGCTCGTGCACCGGATCATGGTGATCGGCCGCGAGGCGATCAAGCTCGAACGCTATTTCCCCGGGCTCGTCGCGATGGGCATCGCCCTGTGGTTCGGCGTCCAGTCCTTCATCAACATGGGCGTCAACATGGGCCTGTTGCCCACCAAGGGTCTGACGCTGCCGCTGATGAGTTTCGGCGGATCGGGGATCGTCGCGAACTGTGTCGCCCTGGCGATCCTGCTCCGCATTGACTGGGAAAATCGGCAAGTCATGAGGGGGCGGTCATGA
- the murG gene encoding undecaprenyldiphospho-muramoylpentapeptide beta-N-acetylglucosaminyltransferase produces MKTLLVMAGGTGGHIFPGIAVAERLRSQGWRIVWMGNPDGMEARLVPERGYEVAWIRFSALRGKGLLRKLLLPLNLLRGFWQALGALRRIRPDVVLGMGGYVTFPGGMMAALIGRPLVLHEQNSVAGLANRVLAGVADRVLAGFPAALKKAVWVGNPVRAEITAVAPPVQRFAGRTGPLKVLVVGGSLGAAALNQVVPEALSLMKPAQRPQVTHQAGARQIEALRALYAKADVDGELVPFIEDMAGKYAEADLVICRAGALTVAELAAVGVASLLVPFPHAVDDHQTSNARFLADQGAAYLLPQNELDAERLAGILASLDRPRLLEMADKARALAKPAAADAVADVCEALAAGRK; encoded by the coding sequence ATGAAGACTCTCCTCGTGATGGCCGGCGGCACCGGTGGACATATCTTCCCGGGCATTGCAGTCGCCGAGCGGCTGCGCAGCCAGGGCTGGCGCATCGTGTGGATGGGCAATCCCGACGGGATGGAGGCACGGCTCGTCCCGGAGCGCGGCTATGAAGTCGCGTGGATTCGTTTCTCGGCGCTGCGTGGCAAGGGCTTGCTGCGCAAGCTGCTGCTGCCGCTCAACCTGCTGCGCGGGTTCTGGCAGGCCCTTGGCGCGTTGCGGCGGATCCGGCCTGACGTCGTCCTCGGCATGGGCGGCTACGTGACCTTTCCGGGCGGGATGATGGCCGCGCTGATCGGCCGTCCGCTCGTGCTGCATGAACAGAATTCCGTTGCGGGACTCGCAAACCGCGTCCTCGCCGGCGTCGCAGACCGCGTCCTGGCGGGCTTCCCTGCCGCACTGAAGAAGGCCGTCTGGGTGGGCAATCCCGTGCGTGCCGAGATCACTGCCGTGGCGCCGCCGGTCCAGCGTTTCGCGGGCCGGACCGGGCCGTTGAAGGTGCTTGTTGTGGGCGGCAGCCTTGGCGCAGCGGCGCTCAATCAGGTCGTCCCGGAAGCGCTGTCGTTGATGAAGCCGGCCCAGCGTCCGCAGGTCACGCATCAGGCCGGCGCAAGGCAGATTGAGGCGTTGCGGGCCCTGTATGCCAAGGCCGACGTCGACGGCGAGCTGGTGCCTTTTATCGAGGACATGGCGGGCAAGTACGCCGAAGCGGACCTCGTCATCTGCCGTGCCGGCGCGCTGACCGTTGCAGAACTCGCTGCCGTTGGCGTCGCCAGCCTGCTGGTGCCTTTCCCGCACGCCGTGGACGATCACCAGACTTCGAATGCGCGCTTCCTGGCCGACCAGGGTGCCGCCTATCTGCTGCCCCAGAACGAACTCGACGCCGAGCGACTGGCCGGCATCCTCGCGAGCCTCGACCGCCCGCGGCTGCTGGAAATGGCCGACAAGGCGCGCGCGCTGGCGAAGCCGGCTGCCGCCGACGCCGTCGCCGACGTGTGCGAAGCCCTCGCCGCCGGGAGAAAGTGA
- the murC gene encoding UDP-N-acetylmuramate--L-alanine ligase — protein sequence MKHKVKRIHFVGIGGAGMSGIAEVLVNLGYAVSGSDLGENAATRRLRALGARVVSGHAAENVADVDAVVISTAVRNDNPEVVAARSRHIPVVPRAQMLAELMRLKQGIAIAGTHGKTTTTSLVASILAEGAMDPTFVIGGKLNAAGANAHLGKGDFLVAEADESDASFLLLTPVISVVTNIDADHMDTYGHDFARLKQAFVDFLQHLPFYGVAVLCEDDPHVRSIMPLVSKQIVRYGLSEGANIRAENIRAEGGRMLFDAVRVNGSISRLPIELNLPGLHNVLNALAAIAVATEVQVPDAAIIKALAEFKGVGRRFQRYGEVLLRGEDGSERGSFTLIDDYGHHPVEMAATLAAARGAFPGRRLVLAFQPHRYTRTRDCFEDFVRVLSTVDALLLAEVYAAGEPPIVAADGRSLARALRVSGKVEPIFVEGIEDMPASILSAARDGDVVITMGAGSIGAVPGKLASGEEQA from the coding sequence ATGAAACATAAAGTCAAACGCATTCATTTCGTTGGTATCGGCGGCGCAGGCATGAGCGGCATCGCCGAAGTGCTGGTCAACCTCGGCTATGCCGTCAGCGGGTCCGATCTGGGCGAGAACGCCGCGACCCGACGCCTGCGTGCACTGGGCGCGCGGGTCGTCTCCGGGCATGCGGCCGAAAACGTCGCGGACGTGGACGCCGTGGTCATCTCGACGGCGGTGCGCAACGACAACCCCGAAGTGGTCGCGGCGCGTTCGCGTCACATTCCTGTCGTGCCCCGTGCGCAGATGCTCGCCGAACTCATGCGCTTGAAGCAGGGTATCGCAATCGCCGGTACCCACGGCAAGACCACCACGACTTCGCTCGTCGCCAGCATCCTTGCCGAAGGCGCAATGGACCCGACCTTCGTCATCGGCGGCAAGCTGAACGCGGCCGGCGCCAATGCCCACCTCGGCAAGGGCGATTTCCTCGTTGCAGAAGCCGATGAGTCGGATGCCTCCTTCCTGCTGTTGACGCCGGTGATCTCGGTGGTGACGAACATCGACGCCGACCACATGGACACCTACGGGCACGATTTTGCCCGCCTCAAGCAGGCCTTCGTCGATTTCCTGCAGCACCTGCCGTTCTATGGCGTGGCCGTACTGTGCGAGGACGATCCGCACGTGCGCTCGATCATGCCTCTCGTGTCGAAGCAGATCGTGCGTTACGGCCTGTCGGAAGGTGCCAACATCCGCGCCGAGAACATCCGTGCCGAGGGCGGTCGCATGCTGTTCGACGCGGTGCGCGTCAACGGCTCGATCTCGCGTCTGCCGATCGAACTGAACCTGCCGGGCCTGCACAACGTGCTCAACGCGCTCGCGGCGATCGCGGTGGCGACCGAGGTGCAGGTGCCGGACGCCGCGATCATCAAGGCGCTGGCCGAATTCAAGGGGGTCGGCCGCCGTTTCCAGCGTTACGGCGAAGTGCTGCTGCGTGGCGAAGACGGCAGCGAGCGCGGCAGCTTCACGCTGATTGACGACTATGGCCACCACCCGGTTGAAATGGCGGCGACGTTGGCCGCGGCGCGAGGCGCTTTCCCGGGCCGTCGTCTCGTGCTCGCCTTCCAGCCGCACCGCTATACCCGTACGCGGGATTGCTTCGAGGACTTCGTGCGGGTGTTGTCGACGGTCGACGCACTGCTCCTGGCGGAAGTCTACGCGGCCGGCGAGCCGCCGATCGTCGCGGCGGACGGACGTTCGCTCGCACGCGCCTTGCGCGTCTCGGGCAAGGTTGAACCGATATTTGTCGAGGGCATCGAGGACATGCCCGCGAGCATTCTCTCCGCCGCGCGCGATGGTGACGTGGTGATCACGATGGGCGCAGGCTCGATCGGCGCCGTGCCCGGCAAGTTGGCGAGCGGCGAGGAACAGGCATGA